The Theobroma cacao cultivar B97-61/B2 chromosome 2, Criollo_cocoa_genome_V2, whole genome shotgun sequence genome includes the window GCAAGCTAGATACCTCTGTTAATCTGATGAGAGCTGAAGCGGTATGGTAGTATCTGCAAGCTCCCGAATCTGGGTGAGATTAACGAATGACTACAACAAAAACGAAATATGtataaacataaaatgtttttaagaTCTTTTGATGTTGACAACTTAATATCTGTATAGTtaatgatttatatatatgctGTATATTGACATTTTTGCAGCATGCTCATGCAAGTGGAGCTAGGGAGATGGCTGATGACCATTCGAAAGACTTGATAAATCACGATCATGGAAGCAAGCAGGTAAAATTGCAGGGGCTCTCCGATGTCGTGAATGGGAATGAAATCAGAAATGAGGTTCAGGGCGTAGAGAGGCTCGTGGATGATGACGGAATCCCTAAGGGAAATAATGTTTTAAGACTCCCTAGCATGGACTATGATCGGCACGGCGAAGATGATAGCAGTACTGTCCAAACTAGGGGACATGCCCATCAACATGCTATGTTTGACAATCATGTCGGGGAGATTCATCATGCTCATCTGTCAGCCCACATGAATCACATGGATCGTTCATTGATGGTGTTTTTTATCTTGAATGATCTTAAGGTTGGCAAATCGATGCCGATATATTTTCCTAAGAATGACCCTTCAACATCTCCCCACTTGCTGCCTAGAGAAGAAGCCGATTCCATTCCTTTCTCATTAAAAGAACTTCCTTACCTGCTTCGATTCTTCTCCTTCTTACAAGACTCTCCCCAAGCCAAAGCAATGGAAGATACACTGAGAGAATGTGAAACTAAAGCCATCAAAGGGGAGACCAAATTCTGTGCTACCTCTTTAGAATCGATGCTTGATTTTGCACGCAGCATCTTCGGATTGAACTCCCATTTCAAAATTCTGACAACTGCACATCTTACAAAGTCAAGTACCCTTTTCCAGAACTATACTATATTAGCAACACCACAGGAAACATCTGCTCCAAAGATGGTAGCATGTCACACCATGCCATACCCTTATGCAGTGCTCTATTGCCATAGCCAGGAGACACAGAACAAGGTGTTTAAGGTGTCACTGGGCGGTGATAATGGAGATAGAGCGGAGGCGGTTGCTGTCTGTCACATGGATACTTCTCAATGGACCCGCAATCATGTGTCGTTTCGTGTGTTGGGGATTGAACCAGGGACCCCTGGTGTCTGCCATTTCTTCCCAGCAGACAATTTCGTATTGATTCCAGTGCCTACTCACCCTTGACTGGAATGTTTCTATAACGAGACAATTTAGTATAAACAGTACTTGTCCTGTGACTCGCCTAATGCCTATACATACCTAGTTGATGGCTTGAGCGAATCAGTGTTATATGTAAGGATGTCGCTTTTATAAAGGTGTGTATTGTTGTATAATATTTGCTAGATTTTGGACCTGATATTAACAAcccaataaaataattttgccTAGCCGAGTTGTCCCTCCTGCTATGTTGAACCACGGCTTGATAATGGTTTCTGGACAGGCCGAAGAACTGTCTCCATCCCCATATATGCTGCTAGGTTATGTCTGCGTTTAGGTTGGTTccatctctttttttttttttggtacaaATATTTACTGGACATGTTAAAAATCGATGGAAGAAGTCTAAAATTGAGAATACTTCTTTAAACAAGGAAAGCAAAGAACTAAAACCCATCGCTCTCACTTGCTTTAGGAACTTAGAAAGTACTGGTGTCAGAAATGGATTCACAAATCTTTCTACAACGAACTTTGGGTTCTTGAACTCGTTTTAGTCCCCACAAGGAGTTTCATGAGAATTTCATAGTCAGCTTATTACtcatatatattcataaatcATATATTGAATGATCACTTATTTTaacattcttttattttgcttgAGATTAAACCTCATAGATAggtgaatatatatattttaaagttGATTCAATTGTTGCAACacctgaattttttttacaaaataactTCAAACATGAGCGTGGAAGCACGCAAAGCATACATTCATGAGTTATCATTGATATTACAAACTGGTTAAGCATGATACATCATTTTGGTAGAACCACAGTGGGTCGGATTCTTAGCTTTAGGTTAATATTAAGCACCTTCTTGATAAATACAAAGAGGGTCGGGTTTTGGCTCAAAATCCCTAACAAAGGGCTGCTTTAACTTTGAGATTGACTGATAGAGCATCTTTTAGGTAGTAGAGTGGGTCGAGTTTGGTTCAAagttcttatcaatggatttCTCTCAGCTTTAGGTTGAGCATCTCCTTGGTAAATTCACTCCAATTATGATAAtgaacaattaaaataataattaatgcTACTTATATAGTAACGTAAATGTTAAaattagtttcaatttttttattttaattataatgtaaatgttaaaattgattttcattttttattttgttcaaaaaactaattatttgattttttatatggtAAATGTAATATGCTTGTACATTTATTTCATTAGATTATatgttttattaaaaaaaaatttatgtcatacttttatttctatcaattcaaaaaataaagaaatgaaagtcaactatataaaagtaaattcttgaaagacttaattgattatatcAACAATAATATGATTGTatgaacataaaataaatgtaattaatattaattactaCTTTGTAAATATTATGAATAATTGTAAAATATACCGATATTAGatatatgatcaaaatacccccAACAGTCCTTGTATCatacattttctttaatttaatcccTCTACTCAAAATCataacaatttaatttatCGATTTGGGAATTACTCTAATTTTGTTCTTCCCTTTAATggtattcaatttaattgttaaagGTAATGACGTCAATGCTGACGTGATTGATTTCGATGATGTGGCAGCATATGTGTGGCAGACATGCCGATGTGGCATTGCCACGTCACCCCAAATCGTCTGAAAATGTCAATGCCACATGGCACTAACATGCTAATGTGTCAGagggattaaattgaagaacAATATGTTCCTTGGACTAAATTAAAcccaaaatatatatttttaaatataaagtatatatatatatatatatttagctCACATTTAAGATTATTGAATgtctttttttgttaatatcatttcaataatacatatattgaactaatataaaataaaaatacaaatggAGCCATATATTAGCTTTATTCTAATTGCTTTCAAAGGTACTTTGATAGTTATAATATATACTTATTAAATAATACATTTGAAATGGAGCCATACAATTATCAAAgtatacataaatatatactttatattataaataatacaTTTGAAATGGTACCATACATTAGCTTTAATCTAATTGCTTTCAGAGATACTTTGATAGTTATAATATATACTTGATTAAATAATACATTTGAAATGAAGCCATATAGCTATCAAAGtatacatataatatatattgtatattataaataatacaTTTGAAATGGAGCCATATATTAACTTTATGCTAATTGCTTTCAAAGATATTTTGAtagatataatatataatttggtTAAATAATACATTTGAAATGGAGCCATATATTAACTTTATGCTAATTGCTTTTAAAGGTACTTTGATAGTTATAATATATACTTGATTAAATAATGCATTTGAAATGGAGCCATGTAACTATCAAAGTACATTTGAAAGCAATTAGCATATAGCTAATATATGGCtccatttttatatatttttatattagttCAATATATGCATTATTGAAATGATACTAATAAGAAAATACacttaataatttgaaatgtgaactaaaatatatatattctttatattttaaaaaaaattatatttttaaattcaatttaatccctatatactaaatatttattcaatttaatccttgtatcattttttttttcaatttaatctctttGACATGTCTGCATGTCAGAGCCACATGACATTAACATTTTTAGACGATGAGGGTGATGTGGCACTTGCCACATCAACATGTTGACCACACATATGCTGTCACATCATTAAAATTTATCACGTCAATATCACATCAGTTCTGACATCATCATCTTTAATAGTTGAATtgaatacttaaaaaaaaatactttgaagtaattttcaaaattaataaactaaattattataattttaaatagaaagattaaataaaaaaatacataatacATAAACTACTAGGATATTTTAACCTAGATATATATGTGcatatataaaaacaattttctATCTGCAAAAATCCacaaacaaaattttagtagatatttatgattacataaaaatataataatgtaATTACTTAAAAATCTTGCTTGTTGCTACAAATATCGAGAGGGTTACCAAGCCAACCCGGAATAGTCGGTTACCCGCGGTGAACCGACATTCCCAAACGTCCATCCGACCTGAACAATCTTTACAACGTTCAAAACTGAACCAGACATAAGTAAAACACTCGACAAAACTATCTTTAGATGGAGATATCGTCCCTTCTTGGTACTGGGTTTCACCTCCAAATTCTCACCTTTCCATCACCGTCGTCTTTTCCCAGAATTCCTTCCCTGTCCCCTCCCACCCCAAGAGCCAGCATCTCTAATCTCAACTCGGCAACATCAACGACAGCAACTCCCGTTAAAGAACCCAATCCTACTCGGCCTCACTCCAAGTCTTACTTACAAAGAAAATCCGCTCTTCTTGAAGTCCAACAATCTTCTGATTTGAACTCTGCCCTTCAAAATTTTGGTGGAATTTTAAAGCCGCAAGACTTGAATGTAATTATACGACATTTCGGGAAGTTAGGCAAATGGCACCATCTTTCTGAGGTACCCAAAGTTTATATGTTTTCAATATCAAATAGTATTTTGGTTGAATGTAGTTTGATTCTATGTTTTGGGATAATTGCATTTGCAGCTATTTGCTTGGATGCAGCAGCATGGGAAGACCAATGGTTCATCTTATAGcagttatataaaaattatggGGAAAAAACTCAGCCCTATTAAAGCCTTGGAAATTTACAATAGCATTCCGGATGAATCAACTAGAATCAATGTTTTTATATGTAATTCTCTGCTTAGTTCTTTGGTTAGGAATGGCAAATTCGAGAGTGGTATCAAATTGTTTGATAAGATGAAGCAGGATGGCCTAACCCCAGATTCTGTCACCTATAACACGGTATGCCTAATAATGCAACTCAAATTATGCAGTTTTAATTATGGTTTAGCTAATTTCAACATTAGGCAAATTGTAGTACAAAACTTTAATGGTTGTTATTGTTTTGTCATCCTTAGTTGTTGGCAGGTTGCATTAAAATCAAACATGGGCATTCTAAGGCGttagagttgattaaggaGTTGAAATATAATGGTTTGAAAATGGACAGTGTGATGTATGGAACTCTTTTGGCTGTTTGTGCTTCGAGTGGTCTTCATGAAGAAGCTCAAAACTACTTTAACCAGATGAGGGAGGAAGGTCATTCACCTAATTTATATCATTACAGCTCTTTACTTAATGCTTACTCTTATGATGGAAATTACCGTAAGGCTGATGAGTTGGTGGAGCAAATGAAATCTTCAGGGTTAGTACCAAACAAGGTTTGTTTTTTGTGTTATCTAGTCAGATTTCGAAGTTGCATTAGGGGTATAGTTAGTGTGAGGTGCATATAAATTTATGttcttttatcttattttgaaaatgcttGCAGGTTATACTGACAACTTTATTAAAGGTATATGTTAGAGGAGGCTTGTTTGAAAAATCAACAGAACTATTAGCTGAATTGGAAGCTTTGGGCTACGCTGAAGATGAGGTACTTTGAACAATTTTGTCTCATGTTGGTGCCTGGTCAAAGATGAGATGTGAACCTTAATAAAGATATGAGTTTAAAGTTTCAATATCATTTTTGTCTATAACTGGCTGATGTATGTTTAAGCTTTATCAGCTGCAGCAATCATCAATTACCTTTCTTTCATGGTTTTATAAGTGAATATCTTGACTCATTAGATGCAAATCGATCTGTAGATGCCTTACTGTTTATTGATGGATGGTCTTTCAAAAGCTGGGCGTCTAGATGAAGCAAGATCAGTTTTTGTTGAAATGCAGCAAAAATGTGTCAAATCTGGTGAGTTTCCTTTAAGAGATTGAGCCTACCTTTGTTAAGTACTGAGAGATGAAGGACCACTGCCTAAGGATTTAAGGCATGCTTACCTTGCATCACTGagaaataagaataatgaTCTATGTGATTTCCTTGTGATTATAGTTTTGCATGCTATGTTGAAGTTTCATCTCCCCTTGTTTTGATTCCCAGTACTTGGAAACGTTTTTATATGCTGCAGATGGATATTCCCATAGCATCATGATCTCAGCTCTGTGCCGAGCTGGGCTTTTTGAAGAGGCAAAGGAGTTGGCCCAAGATTTTGAAGCCAAGTATAACAAGTATGACCTGGTAATGTTAAATACAATGCTTTGTGCCTACTGCAGAGCAGGTGAGATGGAGAGTGTAATGCAAACAATGAAGAAGATGGATGAACTTGCAATCAGTCCAGATTATAACACCTTTCGTATCctgataaaatatttctgtAAGGAGAAATTATATCTTCTTGCTTATAAGACCATGGCGGACATGCATGGTAAAGGCTATCATCCAGAGGAGGTATGAGACATTCTAATTTTGTAGATCTTATTAAGAATGCTAGTGTGcaactcttttcttttcttttgtcttttttttcctcagCAAATATAATGTGCAACTCTTTTCTTGGTTCCTAAATTGCAAATCACAGTTAGAGAACGGCACAACTGACCTAACCCTATGAGCTTCTTCACTGTGAACGTTGTCTAGAGCACTCTGATAACTTATTTCATTCTTTCAGAACAATGTTTTATATTTCCAGTCTTATGGGACTATCTAATTTGGTTGCCTGCCATTGTTACTGCATTAACTGCCATAATAATAATCTTTAGAATGATTCTTTTCATCCACCACATAATTCTAATCTCCAACTGTACTTTTTGTGCAAATGTGTGTACAGGCTGTTTCTTTTCAATCTTGTTTGCTCAACTTTTGGTCATTGAAGTTGCTGCTGAACATGTTACTTACTGACATAGGTCATGTTAAATGGTGTCTAC containing:
- the LOC18607800 gene encoding BURP domain-containing protein BNM2A, translated to MKFVSCSSFLILLLVMHAHASGAREMADDHSKDLINHDHGSKQVKLQGLSDVVNGNEIRNEVQGVERLVDDDGIPKGNNVLRLPSMDYDRHGEDDSSTVQTRGHAHQHAMFDNHVGEIHHAHLSAHMNHMDRSLMVFFILNDLKVGKSMPIYFPKNDPSTSPHLLPREEADSIPFSLKELPYLLRFFSFLQDSPQAKAMEDTLRECETKAIKGETKFCATSLESMLDFARSIFGLNSHFKILTTAHLTKSSTLFQNYTILATPQETSAPKMVACHTMPYPYAVLYCHSQETQNKVFKVSLGGDNGDRAEAVAVCHMDTSQWTRNHVSFRVLGIEPGTPGVCHFFPADNFVLIPVPTHP
- the LOC18607801 gene encoding pentatricopeptide repeat-containing protein At1g10910, chloroplastic, with the translated sequence MEISSLLGTGFHLQILTFPSPSSFPRIPSLSPPTPRASISNLNSATSTTATPVKEPNPTRPHSKSYLQRKSALLEVQQSSDLNSALQNFGGILKPQDLNVIIRHFGKLGKWHHLSELFAWMQQHGKTNGSSYSSYIKIMGKKLSPIKALEIYNSIPDESTRINVFICNSLLSSLVRNGKFESGIKLFDKMKQDGLTPDSVTYNTLLAGCIKIKHGHSKALELIKELKYNGLKMDSVMYGTLLAVCASSGLHEEAQNYFNQMREEGHSPNLYHYSSLLNAYSYDGNYRKADELVEQMKSSGLVPNKVILTTLLKVYVRGGLFEKSTELLAELEALGYAEDEMPYCLLMDGLSKAGRLDEARSVFVEMQQKCVKSDGYSHSIMISALCRAGLFEEAKELAQDFEAKYNKYDLVMLNTMLCAYCRAGEMESVMQTMKKMDELAISPDYNTFRILIKYFCKEKLYLLAYKTMADMHGKGYHPEEELCSSLIFQLSKMKAHLEAFSVYNMLRYSKRAMCKALHEKILHILIAGQLLKDAYVVVKDNAELISQPAITKFATAFMKLGNINMINDVLKVLHGSGYKIDQGLFQMAISRYLGQPEKKELLLQLLQWMPGHGYVVDSSTRNMILKNSQLLGRQLTAEILSKQHMMSKVSRST